Proteins encoded by one window of Nostoc sp. PCC 7120 = FACHB-418:
- a CDS encoding peptidase domain-containing ABC transporter has protein sequence MTNTTVNLQELIANLFPFNNLPESILESWLSKAKFLRYRIGQVIVTQEAMPAQISIIYEGQARLLGYNAHKPNPVTLKLLSPGEVLGWLSYVRGIACETAIASTEVITINLPIADFQALLKQESAFTQALHQQITLLEVYELLTEELNRRADGSKNLVKLAQAATEAAVIQTFPARKISHNQLDSELLWLVSSNFNPEFSVGSRLELDDVNPTLKFNTNMRVVGLPKSLFGENPTSTTLLPTEIPYASEITITEESSTQVKQKKYPYCRGRGPLDGTLACFVMLSQYFNIPLRRDVLRRVLTKQQEHKGSISLQFCAAAAELMGLTTQMVKVPAVALSRLQLPIMIAWQDSFAIIYKNSNQELLVAVPEMGLLRYKLQDFAENWGQEGEVLLLQTTKNTPKSRFNLSWFVPAIKRHRKVLIEVLIASIVIQIFGLVNPLVTQVIIDKVLVGNSPDTLEVFGIFLLVIAVIEAILTTVRTHLFVDTTNRIDLSLGSEVINHLLRLPLSYFERHPVGELATRIHELENIRSFLTGTALTVVMDAVFSVVYIVVMAFYSPILTLVALVTVPLFGLLNLIVSPLMRRQLQEKAERNAETQSYLVEVMGGMQTVKAQNLEMRSRWQWQERYARYISAGFKTVSTQTTASSFSSFLNKFSSMLVLWVGAYLVLNQQLTLGQLIAFRILAGYVTSPLLRLMQLWQNFQETALSLQRLAEILDSPQETETETQNILMPSIQGNVRYENLSFSFLEHGPLQLSNINLDFPAGSFIGIVGQSGSGKSTLLKLLPRLYEPKSGKILIDGYDIAKVELYSLRRQIGMVLQDTLLFDGTVRENIALGSSEASDEEIIAAAKVAFAHDFIMDLPIGYNTRVGERGSGLSGGQRQRIAIARTVLQNPQLLILDEATSALDYNAEAQVGRNLATAFQGKTVFFITHRLSTIRHANIILMMEQGAVVEQGTHEELMARKGYYYCLYQQQETR, from the coding sequence ATGACAAATACAACAGTAAATCTTCAAGAATTAATTGCAAACTTGTTTCCATTCAATAACTTGCCAGAAAGTATTTTAGAAAGTTGGCTCAGTAAGGCGAAATTTTTACGCTACCGTATTGGACAGGTGATAGTGACTCAAGAAGCTATGCCTGCTCAAATTAGTATTATCTATGAAGGGCAAGCTCGACTGTTAGGCTATAATGCTCACAAACCGAATCCTGTGACACTTAAGCTGCTTTCACCAGGTGAGGTTTTGGGTTGGTTAAGTTATGTGCGGGGGATTGCTTGTGAAACCGCGATCGCTTCTACTGAAGTTATCACGATTAATCTACCCATTGCTGATTTTCAAGCATTACTCAAGCAAGAGTCAGCTTTTACTCAAGCCTTGCATCAGCAGATTACACTTTTAGAAGTATACGAACTGCTCACAGAAGAACTCAACCGTCGCGCAGATGGGAGCAAAAATTTAGTTAAACTTGCTCAAGCTGCAACGGAAGCAGCTGTTATTCAAACATTCCCCGCACGTAAAATATCTCACAACCAATTAGATTCAGAATTATTATGGTTAGTCAGTAGTAATTTTAATCCAGAATTTTCTGTAGGAAGTCGCCTAGAATTAGATGATGTTAATCCCACGTTGAAATTTAATACAAATATGCGTGTAGTGGGGTTACCGAAGTCTTTATTTGGAGAAAATCCCACATCTACAACACTTTTACCCACAGAGATTCCCTACGCTTCCGAAATTACCATTACAGAGGAATCAAGCACCCAAGTTAAACAAAAGAAGTATCCTTATTGTCGAGGTAGAGGCCCGTTAGATGGTACTTTAGCTTGCTTTGTCATGTTGAGTCAGTACTTTAATATCCCCTTGCGTCGAGATGTATTGCGGCGAGTTCTGACAAAGCAACAGGAACACAAAGGTAGTATATCTCTACAATTTTGTGCAGCCGCCGCAGAATTAATGGGATTAACAACGCAAATGGTGAAAGTTCCCGCCGTTGCGCTTAGTCGCTTGCAATTACCAATAATGATTGCTTGGCAAGATAGTTTTGCAATTATTTACAAAAATAGCAATCAAGAGTTACTTGTTGCTGTTCCAGAGATGGGGCTGTTGCGCTACAAATTGCAAGACTTTGCTGAAAACTGGGGACAAGAAGGAGAAGTTTTGCTCCTGCAAACTACTAAAAATACTCCCAAGTCGCGGTTTAATTTGAGTTGGTTTGTACCTGCAATCAAACGCCATCGTAAAGTACTTATTGAAGTGCTAATTGCTTCGATTGTCATTCAAATTTTCGGGCTGGTAAATCCTTTAGTCACACAAGTAATTATTGATAAAGTATTAGTTGGTAATAGCCCTGATACTTTGGAAGTTTTTGGGATATTTTTGCTCGTAATAGCGGTAATTGAAGCCATACTTACCACAGTTCGCACTCATTTATTTGTGGATACCACTAACCGCATTGATCTTTCTCTGGGTTCAGAGGTAATTAACCACTTGTTGCGTCTGCCATTATCTTATTTTGAGCGTCACCCTGTGGGGGAATTGGCAACGCGCATTCACGAATTAGAAAATATCCGTTCTTTTTTGACTGGTACAGCCCTAACTGTGGTGATGGATGCAGTGTTTTCTGTAGTCTACATTGTGGTTATGGCATTTTATAGCCCAATTCTCACCTTAGTAGCATTGGTAACAGTACCCTTGTTTGGCTTGCTTAACTTGATAGTATCGCCTTTAATGCGGCGACAATTACAAGAAAAAGCCGAACGCAATGCTGAAACTCAATCTTACTTAGTAGAAGTGATGGGAGGGATGCAGACAGTCAAGGCGCAAAATTTAGAAATGCGATCGCGTTGGCAATGGCAAGAACGTTATGCTCGTTATATCAGCGCTGGTTTCAAAACAGTCTCTACTCAAACTACTGCTAGTTCTTTTAGCAGCTTTCTTAACAAGTTTTCCAGTATGTTAGTGCTGTGGGTAGGTGCTTATCTCGTCCTCAATCAACAACTCACTCTAGGACAACTCATCGCCTTCCGCATCCTTGCAGGTTATGTAACTAGTCCACTATTACGCTTAATGCAACTATGGCAGAACTTCCAAGAAACAGCTTTATCTCTGCAACGCCTTGCTGAAATTTTAGATTCTCCTCAAGAAACAGAAACAGAGACACAAAATATTCTCATGCCTAGCATTCAAGGTAATGTCCGGTATGAAAATCTCAGTTTCAGCTTCTTGGAACACGGGCCATTACAACTTTCCAATATTAACTTAGATTTCCCGGCTGGCTCTTTTATTGGCATTGTTGGACAAAGCGGTTCTGGTAAAAGTACATTGCTAAAATTACTACCGCGCCTTTACGAACCCAAATCTGGCAAAATCTTGATTGATGGCTATGATATCGCCAAGGTTGAACTTTATTCCTTACGCCGTCAAATTGGAATGGTGTTACAAGATACCTTATTATTTGACGGGACAGTGCGGGAAAACATTGCCTTGGGAAGTTCCGAAGCCAGTGATGAAGAAATTATTGCCGCCGCAAAGGTAGCATTTGCCCACGACTTTATTATGGACTTGCCAATCGGCTACAATACCCGTGTAGGCGAACGTGGTTCGGGGCTTTCTGGGGGACAACGCCAAAGAATTGCGATCGCTCGTACCGTCCTCCAAAACCCCCAATTACTTATCCTTGATGAAGCCACCAGCGCCTTAGACTACAACGCCGAAGCCCAAGTTGGCCGTAATCTGGCAACAGCATTTCAAGGAAAAACAGTATTTTTCATCACACATCGCCTCAGCACAATTCGCCATGCCAACATCATTCTCATGATGGAACAAGGTGCTGTAGTAGAACAAGGCACTCATGAAGAATTAATGGCACGTAAAGGTTATTACTACTGCCTATATCAACAACAAGAGACGCGATAA
- a CDS encoding peptidylprolyl isomerase — MSKVLQISSAIPELDYANIPKEIIPFLASYNLIPQLLSQRIIESAIAPITCTQAEISHALDQFYQHWDLTTAEKIKDWCLRYGLNAEKLKLLATRKLRVEKFKQINWRHQLESYFLKRKKYLDRVIYSLIQTENKSVVNELFFRIAEGEDSFAELARKYSQGAEADRGGIIGPVELGSITPNFAQLLYTSQVGVVQPPVAFGNTWVIVRVEKLIPAQLDDFMRQRLLQENFEDWFQQQLNQLSPEEKIWMGINPKSDQVQEMA; from the coding sequence ATGAGTAAAGTTTTACAAATAAGCAGCGCAATACCTGAGTTAGATTATGCCAATATACCTAAAGAAATTATCCCTTTTTTAGCTAGTTACAACCTGATTCCGCAATTGTTATCACAGAGGATAATCGAATCTGCTATTGCACCAATCACCTGCACACAAGCAGAAATATCTCATGCTCTAGATCAATTTTATCAGCATTGGGATTTGACAACCGCAGAAAAAATCAAAGATTGGTGCTTACGTTATGGTTTGAATGCGGAAAAATTAAAACTTTTAGCAACCCGAAAGCTGAGAGTAGAAAAGTTCAAACAAATAAATTGGAGACATCAGCTAGAATCTTACTTTCTTAAACGCAAAAAATATTTAGATCGAGTTATTTATTCTTTAATTCAAACTGAAAATAAGAGCGTTGTCAATGAGTTATTCTTCAGAATAGCAGAAGGAGAAGATTCTTTTGCTGAACTGGCGCGAAAATATTCTCAAGGTGCAGAAGCTGATAGAGGCGGCATTATTGGCCCAGTAGAACTTGGTAGTATTACTCCGAATTTTGCTCAACTACTTTACACAAGCCAAGTTGGTGTTGTTCAACCACCCGTAGCTTTTGGAAATACATGGGTAATTGTGCGTGTAGAAAAACTAATTCCTGCCCAGTTAGACGATTTTATGCGCCAAAGATTGCTGCAAGAAAATTTTGAAGATTGGTTTCAACAACAATTAAATCAATTGTCGCCAGAAGAGAAAATCTGGATGGGAATTAATCCTAAATCTGACCAGGTGCAAGAAATGGCTTAG